A stretch of Campylobacter showae DNA encodes these proteins:
- a CDS encoding thiamine phosphate synthase, with amino-acid sequence MKFDKFELVWVTNRRLSEDFFADVRRVAQSGKADKILLRESDLPEHEYEKLASKTLEIIAECDSGARLVLHTHASVASKLGVGELHLPFAKFRALSSESATNLRDLAKFDGVRTDKERGGGICASNLTQKLKIGVSVHSLQEALTAQDFGADYVVAGHIFDTPSHALERGRGLKFLREICENLSIKTYAIGGINFENLDKIKDAGAAGAYMMRGFLS; translated from the coding sequence ATGAAATTTGACAAATTTGAGCTCGTTTGGGTGACGAACCGCCGCTTGAGCGAAGATTTTTTCGCGGACGTTAGGCGAGTAGCGCAAAGCGGCAAAGCGGACAAAATTTTGCTCAGGGAGAGCGATCTGCCTGAGCACGAGTACGAAAAGTTAGCTAGTAAAACGCTTGAGATCATCGCTGAGTGCGATTCCGGCGCGCGGCTCGTTTTGCATACTCACGCAAGCGTCGCAAGCAAGCTAGGTGTGGGCGAACTGCACTTGCCGTTTGCTAAATTTAGGGCGTTAAGCAGCGAGTCGGCTACAAATTTGAGAGATTTGGCTAAATTTGACGGCGTCCGCACGGATAAAGAGAGAGGCGGCGGCATTTGCGCGTCAAATTTGACGCAAAAGCTCAAAATCGGCGTTTCGGTGCACTCTTTACAGGAGGCTCTAACGGCGCAGGATTTCGGTGCCGATTATGTCGTGGCTGGGCATATTTTTGATACGCCTTCTCACGCGCTAGAGCGGGGCAGAGGACTTAAATTTTTACGGGAAATTTGCGAAAATTTAAGCATAAAAACCTACGCTATCGGCGGGATAAATTTTGAAAATTTAGACAAGATCAAGGATGCGGGCGCGGCCGGGGCGTATATGATGCGGGGATTTTTGAGCTAA
- the thiH gene encoding 2-iminoacetate synthase ThiH: MEYADGAQRIDETLMQRVLAARESYDYAKFDAGDVMRALNEENLSVEGLKALLSPAAGAFLDEMAQAARDRTRRQFGNSVQFFTPLYISNFCDSDCVYCGFSSRNKISRVRLKADEVATELANIAKSGLKDVLILTGESAKKSDLGYIGEVCKEASRLFSNVGVEIYPLNADEYVFLHGCGADYVVVFQETYDPVAYAKFHLGGVKRSFAYRFHAQERALMGGMRSVGFAALLGLDDFRKDALATALHAHFIQQKYPHAEIALSCPRLRPAINKAHVGPRDVDERALFQVICAYRLFLPYANITISTRESARFRDGVIAVAANKISAGVSTGVGTHSDKAKKGDEQFEISDARSVDEMLLAVRGLNLQPVMSEHIYV; encoded by the coding sequence ATGGAGTATGCCGACGGTGCGCAGCGCATAGACGAAACGCTGATGCAGCGGGTGCTAGCGGCGCGCGAAAGCTACGACTACGCGAAATTTGACGCCGGCGACGTTATGCGCGCTCTAAACGAAGAAAATCTAAGCGTAGAGGGGTTAAAAGCGCTTCTAAGCCCGGCTGCCGGCGCATTTTTAGACGAGATGGCACAGGCGGCGCGAGATAGGACGCGCAGGCAGTTTGGCAACTCGGTACAGTTTTTTACGCCGCTTTATATCTCAAATTTTTGCGACAGCGACTGTGTTTACTGCGGCTTTAGCTCGCGAAACAAGATCTCGCGCGTGCGGCTAAAGGCGGACGAGGTGGCGACGGAGCTGGCAAATATCGCAAAAAGCGGGCTAAAAGACGTGCTCATCCTAACCGGCGAAAGCGCGAAAAAAAGCGACCTGGGCTATATCGGCGAGGTTTGCAAGGAGGCGTCTAGGCTTTTTAGCAACGTCGGCGTCGAGATCTATCCGTTAAATGCCGACGAATACGTGTTTTTGCACGGTTGCGGCGCGGACTACGTCGTGGTTTTTCAGGAGACTTACGACCCGGTGGCCTACGCAAAATTTCATCTAGGCGGCGTCAAGCGCTCGTTTGCCTACCGCTTCCACGCTCAGGAGCGCGCTCTCATGGGCGGTATGCGTAGCGTCGGATTTGCCGCGCTTTTGGGGCTTGACGACTTTAGAAAGGACGCTCTAGCCACCGCGCTGCACGCGCATTTTATACAGCAAAAGTACCCGCACGCCGAGATCGCGTTATCTTGCCCGCGCCTACGCCCTGCGATAAACAAGGCTCACGTCGGCCCGCGGGACGTCGATGAGAGGGCGCTGTTTCAGGTCATCTGCGCGTACCGCCTCTTTTTGCCGTACGCAAATATCACGATCTCCACGCGCGAGTCGGCGCGCTTTCGAGACGGCGTCATAGCAGTCGCCGCAAATAAAATCTCGGCCGGCGTTAGCACGGGCGTGGGGACGCACTCGGATAAGGCCAAAAAGGGCGACGAGCAGTTTGAGATCAGTGACGCGCGCTCGGTCGATGAGATGCTGCTCGCCGTGCGTGGGCTAAATTTACAGCCCGTGATGAGCGAGCATATTTACGTTTAG
- a CDS encoding thiazole synthase, with protein MKFDENNDILELGGHKFSSRFILGSGKFSLPLLEAAVHEAGAQIVTLALRRVNEGGLENILDFIPKGVTLLPNTSGARNADECVRIAKLAREAGCGDLVKVEVIRDSKYLLPDNYETIKATEKLANMSFVVMPYMYPDLNVARDLASAGAACVMPLGAPIGTNKGLCTREFIKILLAEIDLPVIVDAGIGSPAQACEAMQMGCAAVMANTAIATAGDVKTMARAFALAIEAGRLAYLSGLGNVSESARASSPLTGFLE; from the coding sequence ATGAAATTTGACGAAAATAACGATATTTTAGAGCTTGGCGGGCATAAATTTAGCTCGCGCTTTATCCTGGGATCGGGTAAATTTTCATTGCCTCTTTTGGAGGCTGCGGTGCACGAGGCGGGCGCGCAGATCGTGACGCTGGCGCTTCGCCGCGTAAACGAGGGCGGACTGGAAAATATCTTAGACTTTATCCCAAAGGGCGTGACGCTACTGCCAAACACCTCAGGTGCCAGGAACGCCGATGAGTGCGTGCGTATCGCAAAGCTCGCGCGCGAGGCTGGCTGCGGCGACCTCGTGAAGGTTGAGGTCATCAGAGACAGTAAATACCTGCTGCCAGATAACTATGAGACGATAAAAGCGACTGAAAAGCTCGCAAATATGAGCTTTGTCGTAATGCCCTATATGTATCCAGATCTAAACGTAGCGCGCGATCTGGCCTCGGCGGGAGCTGCGTGCGTGATGCCGCTTGGCGCTCCGATCGGGACGAACAAAGGCCTTTGTACGCGCGAATTTATTAAAATCTTGCTCGCCGAGATAGACCTGCCCGTGATCGTGGATGCTGGTATCGGCAGTCCCGCGCAGGCGTGCGAGGCGATGCAGATGGGTTGCGCAGCCGTGATGGCAAACACCGCTATCGCGACTGCGGGCGACGTAAAAACGATGGCGCGAGCCTTTGCGCTGGCGATAGAGGCGGGCAGGCTGGCGTATCTATCCGGGCTTGGCAATGTGAGCGAAAGCGCGCGCGCGTCGAGTCCGCTGACGGGATTTTTGGAGTAA
- the thiS gene encoding sulfur carrier protein ThiS, translating into MLKINGKDGGEFIGKTVAQLLAAKGLRPERIAVELNGEILPKDKFDTALRDGDSAEIVHFVGGG; encoded by the coding sequence ATGCTAAAAATAAACGGCAAAGATGGGGGCGAATTTATCGGTAAAACGGTAGCGCAGCTGCTCGCTGCAAAGGGGCTAAGGCCCGAGCGCATCGCGGTCGAGCTAAACGGTGAAATCTTGCCGAAAGATAAATTTGATACGGCGCTAAGAGACGGCGACTCGGCCGAGATAGTGCATTTTGTAGGCGGAGGTTGA
- a CDS encoding LolA family protein: MKKIAIIFSLAASLMGLDFNEIKSQIKTQNISGDFAQTKFLSGFNVEFKSYGKFELSQSELLYDTLSPIAVSIVINERGIFQKSGNQLIKIDQNFDKKLFLSIIKLDKAELEKEFIFKISGDKNNWKIELTPKNVLLKQIFTRILVGGDKFVRKIVLNEVSGDKTVNDFYNVK; encoded by the coding sequence ATGAAAAAAATAGCGATAATTTTTAGTTTGGCGGCGAGCCTGATGGGGCTTGATTTTAACGAGATAAAATCTCAAATCAAAACGCAAAATATCAGCGGCGATTTCGCGCAGACGAAGTTTTTGAGCGGATTTAACGTGGAGTTTAAAAGCTACGGTAAATTTGAACTGAGCCAAAGCGAGCTGCTCTACGACACGCTAAGCCCGATAGCGGTGAGCATCGTCATAAACGAGCGCGGTATCTTTCAAAAAAGCGGCAATCAGCTCATAAAAATCGATCAAAATTTTGATAAAAAGCTATTTTTATCCATCATAAAGCTCGATAAAGCCGAGCTTGAGAAGGAATTTATCTTTAAAATCTCGGGCGACAAAAACAACTGGAAAATCGAACTCACGCCTAAAAACGTGCTGCTAAAACAAATCTTTACGCGTATCTTGGTAGGAGGCGATAAATTCGTCCGTAAGATCGTGCTAAACGAGGTTAGCGGCGATAAAACGGTAAATGATTTTTACAACGTAAAATGA
- a CDS encoding acyl-CoA thioesterase, translating to MISKSVALKAQFYDVDSMNVVWHGNYVKYFETARCALLEEIGYDYEAMRADGYAYPIVKIEAKYIKPVFFGDEIEVEATLKECECFLKISYVVKSAKTGETLCTGTSSQAAVDMRAMQTCFEIPQELQNAIKRYINEKNSDNF from the coding sequence ATGATATCAAAATCAGTCGCGCTAAAGGCGCAGTTTTACGACGTGGACAGCATGAACGTCGTGTGGCACGGCAACTACGTGAAGTATTTTGAGACGGCTAGATGCGCGCTGCTGGAGGAGATAGGCTACGACTACGAGGCGATGAGGGCGGACGGCTATGCCTACCCGATCGTAAAAATCGAGGCGAAATACATAAAACCCGTGTTTTTCGGCGACGAGATCGAGGTGGAGGCGACGCTAAAGGAGTGCGAGTGCTTTCTAAAGATCAGCTACGTCGTAAAAAGTGCAAAAACAGGCGAGACGCTGTGTACGGGCACGAGCTCGCAGGCAGCCGTGGATATGCGCGCGATGCAGACGTGCTTTGAGATCCCGCAAGAGTTACAAAATGCAATAAAAAGGTATATAAATGAAAAAAATAGCGATAATTTTTAG
- a CDS encoding glycosyltransferase family 2 protein, which translates to MLDGKGRTLNKFAFLVPFYNHPQNIKALIAALKTYELPVIVVDDGSDEVSKQILAELERTEGILLLTRAQNGGKGIAMKDGFKFASERGFSHVLQIDADFQHDAALIGEFLRESEAYPQSIVCANPIYGEDAPKSRVYGRKITNFWVAINTLSLGVKDAMCGFRVYPLEQLKKAAAKSKTNRMEFDIEILVNAVRQGIDVRWIDTYVRYEKGGVSHFKMLRDNALISLMHAKCFFSLPKFALGKIWRACGLNSSEKNGTNAQISVEPQENAEQNLWWEKQEKGGAFFLRLSLFLSQILPEFALKLIIKIVVWFYYIFSKNERKNIAEFRRNLSVFAGAQTLKDTSVFSHFEAFGGAICDKFRVWKGKIKDSELEIIDLERIKSELIGAQKGQILLTAHLGNVEICKTLGARVDGFRMVILVYDKNSREFNEVLKRISQNDGSVRMMLVNELDVAAMLELKNIVENGQHIGIMGDRTPLGGDKAARVKFLGKEASFNYGPYLIAGILGVKISSLWCQKIDGKFRIELVPLASAVKLGRDRVAAAREYLQIYVRELENRCKQTPAQWFNFFDFWR; encoded by the coding sequence ATGCTCGACGGGAAGGGCCGCACTTTGAATAAATTTGCGTTTTTGGTGCCGTTTTACAACCATCCGCAAAATATCAAAGCCCTGATCGCCGCGCTAAAAACATACGAGCTGCCCGTTATCGTCGTGGACGACGGCTCGGATGAGGTGAGTAAGCAAATTTTAGCGGAGCTTGAGCGAACGGAGGGTATCTTGCTACTAACGCGCGCGCAAAACGGCGGCAAGGGCATCGCGATGAAGGACGGGTTTAAATTTGCATCCGAGCGCGGATTTAGCCACGTTTTGCAAATCGACGCCGATTTTCAGCACGACGCGGCGCTCATCGGCGAGTTTTTGCGCGAGAGCGAGGCGTATCCGCAAAGTATCGTCTGTGCAAATCCCATTTACGGCGAGGACGCGCCAAAATCCCGCGTTTACGGCAGAAAGATCACGAATTTTTGGGTCGCGATAAATACGCTAAGTCTTGGCGTCAAAGACGCTATGTGCGGCTTTCGCGTCTATCCTTTAGAGCAGCTTAAAAAAGCGGCAGCAAAAAGCAAAACAAATAGGATGGAATTTGACATCGAGATCCTCGTAAATGCCGTAAGACAGGGCATCGACGTGCGCTGGATAGATACGTACGTGCGCTACGAAAAGGGCGGCGTTTCGCACTTTAAGATGTTACGCGATAACGCGCTAATCAGCCTCATGCACGCAAAATGCTTCTTTTCTCTGCCTAAATTTGCGCTGGGTAAAATTTGGCGAGCGTGCGGGTTAAATTCGAGCGAAAAAAATGGGACAAACGCTCAAATTTCCGTAGAACCTCAGGAAAACGCCGAGCAAAATCTCTGGTGGGAAAAGCAGGAAAAAGGAGGGGCGTTTTTTTTAAGACTTAGCCTATTTTTGTCGCAAATTTTGCCCGAGTTTGCGCTAAAGCTTATCATTAAAATCGTAGTTTGGTTTTATTATATATTTTCAAAAAACGAGCGCAAAAATATCGCCGAGTTTAGACGAAATTTAAGCGTTTTTGCGGGCGCGCAGACGCTAAAAGACACGAGCGTTTTTAGCCATTTTGAGGCGTTTGGCGGAGCCATTTGCGATAAATTTAGAGTCTGGAAAGGCAAGATCAAGGATAGCGAGCTAGAAATCATTGACCTAGAGCGTATAAAAAGCGAACTAATCGGCGCGCAAAAGGGGCAAATTTTGCTCACGGCGCACCTTGGAAACGTCGAAATTTGTAAGACTTTGGGCGCGCGCGTCGATGGCTTTAGGATGGTGATTTTGGTTTACGACAAAAACTCGCGCGAGTTTAACGAAGTGCTAAAGCGCATCAGCCAAAACGACGGCAGCGTGCGCATGATGCTGGTCAATGAGCTCGACGTTGCCGCAATGCTGGAGCTAAAAAATATCGTCGAAAACGGCCAGCACATCGGCATAATGGGCGATAGAACGCCTCTTGGCGGCGATAAGGCCGCGCGGGTGAAATTTCTGGGCAAGGAAGCGAGCTTTAACTACGGTCCGTACCTGATCGCGGGGATTTTAGGCGTAAAGATAAGCTCGCTGTGGTGTCAAAAGATAGACGGTAAATTTAGGATCGAGCTCGTGCCGCTAGCAAGTGCCGTAAAGCTAGGGCGAGATAGGGTCGCCGCAGCTCGCGAATATCTGCAAATTTACGTCCGCGAGCTAGAAAATCGCTGCAAGCAAACGCCCGCGCAGTGGTTTAATTTTTTTGATTTTTGGAGATGA
- a CDS encoding AMP-binding protein codes for MSFEENLKNFRFTDDSRDVFDACLRFAAFLEKGGVKELQIYIDDAFKFYAAFFGSLLVGSAPCVLAKPVYEPNLTAVNDENFLNFLAKEPAKGLKFDPQAKFYLQTSGSSGKSKMIEKTLAQMIKESEYLAGELNFSSQNTFFSSVSHRHMFGLTFKVFLPLVLGARVIADELNYPEAILGLDLVNHVFIASPVLLRTLAQSPAASALKGLSGIVSAGSPLKKELRDELGRICDARIIEIYGSTETGIVARDEGCELRLFGAVDAGLDDRGALNVSSPWCEFFQTNDAASIDEGRLALQGRIDRIVKLNDKRVSLESIEAKLLESGLLADCYCAPHPKFKRIAALLEFNGEGLKKFRKIGKKGVVAELKELLRLEFKNSVRYFKIVEKMPRNQQGKFEKSEFENALFASPKPVWSGGAVNKASEICGGQICQNGQNLESGLNCGTNAGCVKFDTSGERLENHAQKYKFSAIMHAGLEIFESHFPNLPLLPGFMQLDYVFELASGVGIDVSGLNTVENLKFMKFVRPGDALRVCFEKRGGKLYFELFCNGEKCSTGRAAL; via the coding sequence ATGAGCTTTGAGGAAAATTTAAAAAATTTTAGATTTACGGACGACTCTCGCGACGTCTTTGACGCGTGCCTTAGATTTGCCGCGTTTTTAGAAAAAGGGGGCGTAAAAGAGCTACAAATTTACATTGACGACGCGTTTAAATTTTACGCTGCTTTTTTCGGCTCGCTTTTGGTTGGGTCTGCGCCCTGCGTGCTGGCAAAGCCGGTTTATGAGCCAAATTTGACCGCCGTAAACGACGAAAATTTTTTAAATTTTCTTGCAAAGGAGCCCGCAAAGGGGCTTAAATTTGATCCGCAGGCTAAATTTTACCTGCAAACTTCAGGCTCAAGCGGCAAAAGCAAGATGATAGAAAAAACGCTCGCGCAGATGATAAAAGAGAGCGAGTATCTAGCGGGCGAGCTAAATTTTAGTAGCCAAAATACCTTTTTTTCGAGCGTTTCGCACAGGCACATGTTCGGACTTACGTTTAAGGTCTTTTTGCCGCTAGTGCTGGGCGCTCGCGTCATCGCGGACGAGCTAAACTACCCCGAGGCGATTTTGGGTTTAGACCTTGTAAATCACGTATTTATCGCTAGTCCGGTGCTACTTAGAACTCTCGCTCAAAGCCCCGCTGCAAGCGCGCTAAAAGGCTTAAGCGGGATCGTAAGCGCGGGTTCGCCGTTAAAAAAAGAGCTAAGAGACGAGCTGGGCCGAATCTGCGATGCGCGGATCATCGAAATCTACGGCAGTACGGAAACGGGCATAGTGGCTAGGGACGAGGGGTGCGAGCTTAGGCTGTTTGGTGCGGTGGACGCGGGACTGGACGATAGAGGCGCGCTAAACGTGAGCTCGCCTTGGTGCGAGTTTTTTCAGACTAACGACGCGGCGAGTATCGACGAGGGACGCCTCGCGCTACAAGGCAGGATAGACCGCATCGTGAAGCTAAACGACAAGCGCGTGAGCCTGGAGAGTATCGAAGCAAAGCTGCTAGAAAGCGGCTTGCTCGCGGACTGCTACTGCGCGCCGCATCCGAAATTTAAACGCATCGCCGCGCTTTTGGAGTTTAACGGCGAGGGGCTAAAAAAATTTAGAAAAATCGGCAAAAAAGGCGTGGTAGCCGAGCTAAAAGAGCTTTTGAGGCTTGAGTTTAAAAACAGCGTCCGATACTTTAAAATAGTAGAAAAAATGCCGCGAAATCAGCAGGGCAAATTTGAAAAAAGCGAATTTGAAAACGCGCTGTTTGCTAGTCCCAAACCCGTCTGGAGCGGCGGGGCGGTAAACAAAGCGAGCGAAATTTGCGGCGGTCAAATTTGCCAAAACGGCCAAAATTTAGAGAGCGGTTTAAACTGCGGCACAAATGCTGGCTGCGTTAAATTTGACACAAGCGGTGAGCGGCTCGAAAACCACGCGCAAAAGTACAAATTTAGCGCTATCATGCACGCGGGGCTTGAGATTTTCGAGAGCCATTTTCCAAATTTACCGCTGCTACCTGGCTTTATGCAGCTTGACTACGTCTTTGAGCTAGCTAGTGGCGTAGGTATCGACGTTAGCGGCCTTAATACGGTGGAAAATCTAAAATTTATGAAATTTGTTAGACCTGGAGACGCACTTCGCGTTTGTTTTGAAAAACGCGGCGGCAAGCTTTACTTCGAGTTGTTTTGCAACGGCGAAAAATGCTCGACGGGAAGGGCCGCACTTTGA
- a CDS encoding acyl carrier protein — protein MKQEEIFEILKSALVQLFEIDEAKITPQTRIYEDLQIDSIDAIDLIDHIKRKTGHRLMPEDFKNVKTLEDIVNAVAKKFDEQA, from the coding sequence ATGAAGCAGGAAGAAATTTTTGAGATTTTAAAGTCCGCGCTCGTGCAGCTTTTTGAGATCGACGAGGCTAAAATCACGCCGCAAACGCGCATTTACGAGGATCTTCAGATAGATAGCATCGACGCGATCGACCTAATAGACCACATCAAGCGCAAAACGGGCCACCGATTGATGCCTGAAGACTTTAAAAACGTAAAAACGCTCGAAGACATCGTAAACGCGGTGGCTAAAAAATTTGACGAGCAAGCTTAA
- a CDS encoding phosphopantetheine-binding protein: protein MNELIDEIKELIIKSLNLEDMKPSDIDENAPLFNEGLGLDSVDALELGLAVQKSYGLVLDSKTANLKEIFYSVKSLAQYIFENRK, encoded by the coding sequence ATGAACGAACTAATAGATGAGATAAAAGAGCTCATCATAAAGAGCTTAAATTTAGAGGATATGAAACCAAGCGATATCGACGAGAACGCGCCGCTTTTTAACGAGGGGCTAGGTCTTGATAGCGTCGATGCGCTCGAGCTTGGCCTTGCGGTACAAAAAAGCTACGGTTTGGTACTTGACTCTAAAACGGCAAATTTAAAAGAGATTTTTTACAGCGTAAAAAGCCTCGCGCAATATATCTTTGAAAACAGGAAATAA
- a CDS encoding lysophospholipid acyltransferase family protein, with protein sequence MSPRHGFKIFIVGANFALFGLICALGNLIFVPVALLGLYKFKFIRNFCRDLVRLAWRFFIFSTQICGYQRTKINLPSELGTASQIIIANHPSLLDVVFLIALIRRANCVVKAGLGKNIFLAPAIKSCGYILNTANEELLQKSADALKSGESLIIFPEGTRTAGEIVFHKAAAYIAVNAAKQLVAVAIKMDPPSLKKNEPWYKTPSVMIKYEFKELFRLNLDGFCADRPNPIRARELHAFISENYTKEFKQ encoded by the coding sequence ATGAGCCCTCGTCACGGGTTTAAAATTTTCATCGTCGGGGCGAATTTCGCGCTATTTGGACTCATTTGCGCGCTTGGAAATTTGATCTTTGTTCCGGTTGCGCTTCTTGGGCTTTATAAATTTAAATTTATCCGAAATTTTTGCCGCGATCTGGTGCGTCTGGCTTGGAGATTTTTTATATTTTCTACGCAAATTTGCGGCTATCAGCGCACTAAAATCAACCTTCCTTCAGAGCTTGGCACCGCCTCGCAGATAATCATCGCAAACCACCCGTCGCTTTTAGACGTCGTATTTTTGATAGCTCTCATCCGCCGCGCGAACTGCGTGGTAAAGGCAGGCCTTGGTAAAAATATCTTCTTAGCTCCCGCGATAAAATCATGCGGATATATCTTAAATACCGCAAACGAGGAGCTCTTGCAAAAAAGCGCGGACGCCCTAAAGAGCGGCGAAAGTTTGATAATATTTCCAGAAGGCACGCGCACGGCGGGCGAGATAGTCTTTCACAAAGCAGCCGCCTACATCGCGGTAAATGCGGCAAAGCAGCTAGTCGCCGTCGCTATCAAAATGGATCCGCCCAGCCTCAAAAAAAACGAGCCTTGGTACAAAACCCCGAGCGTTATGATAAAATACGAGTTCAAAGAGCTTTTTAGGCTAAATTTGGACGGGTTTTGCGCGGATAGACCAAACCCGATCAGAGCCAGAGAGCTGCACGCTTTTATCAGCGAAAATTATACAAAGGAGTTTAAACAATGA
- a CDS encoding beta-ketoacyl synthase chain length factor, producing the protein MRLNFKLDFFDAVVFNGAQDAKLAAYERELDVSHVPPLERRRLSRAAKCAFDLTKNIAPLDMPIVFSSYEGEINRCFELQNTLAHGELISPTSFSLSVHNALSSLLAINFKNRSEISAVSAYAPLEYALVQAHLMLKSGAKNALVLAYHESISQEYFDESAPSCMVCLLVSEGENLSLSQSEISGKTDENLLVKFLQNFDPKQKCSWQSADKNSAWRWDYEPSSRV; encoded by the coding sequence ATGAGGCTAAATTTTAAACTCGATTTTTTCGACGCAGTTGTTTTTAACGGCGCGCAGGACGCGAAGCTGGCGGCATACGAGAGGGAGCTTGACGTCTCGCACGTGCCTCCGCTTGAGCGCCGCAGACTTAGCCGCGCGGCAAAATGCGCCTTTGATCTAACCAAAAACATTGCGCCGCTTGATATGCCTATCGTGTTTAGTTCGTATGAAGGGGAGATAAATCGCTGTTTTGAGCTGCAAAACACGCTAGCTCACGGCGAACTTATCTCGCCGACCTCGTTTTCGCTCTCGGTTCACAACGCACTTTCCTCGCTTTTAGCGATAAATTTCAAAAATCGTAGCGAAATCTCCGCCGTTTCGGCATACGCGCCGCTAGAGTACGCTTTGGTGCAGGCACATCTGATGCTAAAAAGCGGAGCCAAAAACGCTCTGGTTTTAGCCTATCACGAGAGCATTTCGCAGGAGTATTTTGACGAGTCTGCGCCCTCTTGTATGGTTTGTTTGCTAGTTAGCGAGGGCGAAAATTTGAGCCTATCGCAAAGCGAAATTAGCGGCAAAACGGATGAAAATTTGCTTGTTAAATTCCTGCAAAATTTTGATCCGAAGCAAAAATGCTCCTGGCAAAGCGCGGATAAAAACTCCGCTTGGCGGTGGGATTATGAGCCCTCGTCACGGGTTTAA